One Ochotona princeps isolate mOchPri1 chromosome 25, mOchPri1.hap1, whole genome shotgun sequence genomic region harbors:
- the LOC101516685 gene encoding hyaluronidase-4-like, with amino-acid sequence MSNPWVAGLGVLLLLSVDSLPYLKPAMHPVIENQPFNIFWAAPTIYCRDAFNVNMDLKVFNILSNPSETQSGSTITIFYPNELGYYPYFSRDGEPFNGGIPQNMSLSRHLRKAANDITEKVLWWRSEGLVVIDWESWKPQWERNWGNRIIYKEHSLTFTRARHPYWSETEMVRVAQLEFESAGRNLMNTTLTLAREMRPKRLWGFYLYPDCYNYDYRVNSENYTGNCPEGELLRNDQLLWLWEGSTALFPSIYLERMLKSSANALKFVHYRVREAMRIAALTTQDYVLPVFVFSRPFYLRSMETLSQEDLVHTIGESAALGAAGVILWGGDEYDVSKETCLSVKQSVQGPLGHYAVNVTSAAKFCSQALCNSHGRCVRKTPESSSYLHMPESSRRKYVISKSLRFTLSESSKLKAKTAMKNGFVCHCYRGWHGESCLQQHTSDLSKRKSTASSTSFRLPTFLCMTLPVIPLKFLCSLLPC; translated from the exons ATGAGTAACCCTTGGGTGGCAGGATTGGGGGTGCTGCTGTTGTTGTCTGTGGACTCCCTGCCATACCTCAAGCCAGCAATGCACCCTGTAATTGAGAACCAACCTTTCAACATCTTCTGGGCTGCTCCAACCATCTATTGCAGGGATGCTTTCAACGTGAATATGGACCTCAAGGTGTTTAACATTTTATCTAATCCTTCAGAGACTCAAAGTGGATCAACAATCACCATATTCTACCCAAACGAGTTGGGCTATTACCCTTACTTCTCTCGAGATGGAGAGCCCTTTAACGGAGGGATACCACAGAACATGAGCCTTTCGAGACACCTTAGGAAAGCTGCTAATGACATTACAGAAAAGGTTCTCTGGTGGAGATCGGAAGGACTTGTGGTTATTGACTGGGAAAGCTGGAAACCCCAGTGGGAGAGAAACTGGGGTAACAGAATAATCTATAAAGAACACTCGTTAACCTTCACGAGAGCCCGTCATCCTTACTGGTCAGAAACAGAAATGGTGAGAGTTGCCCAACTGGAATTTGAGAGTGCTGGGAGGAATCTGATGAATACGACTCTCACCCTGGCTAGAGAAATGAGACCCAAGCGTTTATGGGGCTTCTATCTCTATCCGGATTGCTACAATTATGATTACAGGGTAAATTCAGAGAACTACACAGGCAACTGCCCAGAGGGCGAACTACTCCGCAATGATCAACTCCTGTGGCTGTGGGAAGGGAGCACGGCCCTTTTCCCTTCAATATATTTGGAGAGAATGCTGAAGTCGAGTGCAAACGCTTTGAAATTCGTGCATTACCGAGTTAGAGAAGCCATGAGAATCGCAGCTCTGACCACACAGGACTACGTCCTGCCAGTGTTTGTCTTTTCCAGGCCGTTTTACTTACGTAGCATGGAAACCCTGTCTCAG GAAGACCTAGTGCATACGATTGGTGAGAGTGCTGCCTTGGGGGCGGCAGGAGTGATATTGTGGGGAGGAGATGAGTACGATGTTTCAAAG GAGACCTGCTTATCTGTGAAACAGTCTGTTCAAGGGCCCTTGGGTCACTATGCTGTTAATGTGACGTCTGCCGCCAAGTTCTGCAGTCAGGCTCTATGCAACAGTCATGGGAGATGTGTTCGCAAAACCCCCGAGTCCTCCTCCTACCTGCACATGCCTGAAAGCAGCCGTAGGAAGTACGTCATCAGTAAGAGCCTCAGGTTCACCCTTTCTGAAAGCAGTAAGCTGAAGGCAAAGACAGCCATGAAGAATGGATTTGTGTGCCACTGCTATCGTGGCTGGCACGGGGAGTCTTGCCTTCAGCAGCACACTTCAGATCTCTCAAAAAGGAAGAGCACAGCGTCCAGCACATCCTTCCGCTTACCAACTTTTCTCTGCATGACGTTACCTGTGATTCCACTGAAATTCCTCTGCTCCCTACTACCATGTTAA